The following coding sequences are from one Capsicum annuum cultivar UCD-10X-F1 chromosome 3, UCD10Xv1.1, whole genome shotgun sequence window:
- the LOC107862765 gene encoding agamous-like MADS-box protein MADS1 isoform X3, with amino-acid sequence MGRGKVELKRIENQTNRQVSFSKRRSGLLKKAYELSILCDAEVALLLFSPSGKAYQFASHDMERTILRYKNEVGLSNNSDQGLRAVEVWKTKINDMRRTIDELEVRDKHLAGEDLSSLGMKELKQLERQLRIGAERIRSKKVRLCEAEGSLLSKG; translated from the exons ATGGGGAGAGGGAAGGTGGAACTAAAGAGAATAGAGAATCAAACAAATAGGCAAGTCAGCTTCTCCAAGAGAAGAAGTGGCTTACTTAAAAAAGCTTATGAACTCTCCATTCTTTGTGATGCTGAAGTTGCCCTTCTTCTTTTCTCTCCCTCTGGTAAAGCTTATCAATTTGCTAGCCATGA CATGGAAAGGACCATTTTAAGGTACAAGAATGAAGTTGGACTGTCCAATAATAGTGATCAAGGCCTCAGAGCTGTGGAg GTTTGGAAGACTAAGATTAATGACATGAGGAGAACAATAGATGAACTTGAAGTCAGAGATAA ACATTTGGCTGGAGAAGATTTATCAAGTCTTGGCATGAAAGAATTGAAACAGTTGGAGCGTCAGCTCAGAATTGGGGCTGAACGCATTCGCTCTAAAAag GTAAGGTTGTGTGAAGCAGAAGGGAGCTTACTTTCTAAG GGATGA
- the LOC107862765 gene encoding agamous-like MADS-box protein MADS1 isoform X1, whose amino-acid sequence MGRGKVELKRIENQTNRQVSFSKRRSGLLKKAYELSILCDAEVALLLFSPSGKAYQFASHDMERTILRYKNEVGLSNNSDQGLRAVEVWKTKINDMRRTIDELEVRDKHLAGEDLSSLGMKELKQLERQLRIGAERIRSKKRRIVSEHINWLKRRHKILHEENIHLQKQVRLCEAEGSLLSKG is encoded by the exons ATGGGGAGAGGGAAGGTGGAACTAAAGAGAATAGAGAATCAAACAAATAGGCAAGTCAGCTTCTCCAAGAGAAGAAGTGGCTTACTTAAAAAAGCTTATGAACTCTCCATTCTTTGTGATGCTGAAGTTGCCCTTCTTCTTTTCTCTCCCTCTGGTAAAGCTTATCAATTTGCTAGCCATGA CATGGAAAGGACCATTTTAAGGTACAAGAATGAAGTTGGACTGTCCAATAATAGTGATCAAGGCCTCAGAGCTGTGGAg GTTTGGAAGACTAAGATTAATGACATGAGGAGAACAATAGATGAACTTGAAGTCAGAGATAA ACATTTGGCTGGAGAAGATTTATCAAGTCTTGGCATGAAAGAATTGAAACAGTTGGAGCGTCAGCTCAGAATTGGGGCTGAACGCATTCGCTCTAAAAag AGGCGTATCGTTTCCGAACATATCAACTGGCTTAAGAGAAGG CATAAAATCCTTCATGAGGAAAACATCCatctccaaaagcaa GTAAGGTTGTGTGAAGCAGAAGGGAGCTTACTTTCTAAG GGATGA
- the LOC107862765 gene encoding agamous-like MADS-box protein MADS1 isoform X2, whose amino-acid sequence MGRGKVELKRIENQTNRQVSFSKRRSGLLKKAYELSILCDAEVALLLFSPSGKAYQFASHDMERTILRYKNEVGLSNNSDQGLRAVEVWKTKINDMRRTIDELEVRDKHLAGEDLSSLGMKELKQLERQLRIGAERIRSKKHKILHEENIHLQKQVRLCEAEGSLLSKG is encoded by the exons ATGGGGAGAGGGAAGGTGGAACTAAAGAGAATAGAGAATCAAACAAATAGGCAAGTCAGCTTCTCCAAGAGAAGAAGTGGCTTACTTAAAAAAGCTTATGAACTCTCCATTCTTTGTGATGCTGAAGTTGCCCTTCTTCTTTTCTCTCCCTCTGGTAAAGCTTATCAATTTGCTAGCCATGA CATGGAAAGGACCATTTTAAGGTACAAGAATGAAGTTGGACTGTCCAATAATAGTGATCAAGGCCTCAGAGCTGTGGAg GTTTGGAAGACTAAGATTAATGACATGAGGAGAACAATAGATGAACTTGAAGTCAGAGATAA ACATTTGGCTGGAGAAGATTTATCAAGTCTTGGCATGAAAGAATTGAAACAGTTGGAGCGTCAGCTCAGAATTGGGGCTGAACGCATTCGCTCTAAAAag CATAAAATCCTTCATGAGGAAAACATCCatctccaaaagcaa GTAAGGTTGTGTGAAGCAGAAGGGAGCTTACTTTCTAAG GGATGA
- the LOC107862764 gene encoding gamma carbonic anhydrase-like 2, mitochondrial has protein sequence MATLGRLSRRVIATSLSGHLRHHRNHKLLLLGRRSLATEAQSAIKESPDRVKWDYRGQRQIIPLGQWDPKVAVDAYVAPNVVLAGQVTVYDGASVWNGAVLRGDLNKITVGFCANVQEKCVVHAAWSSPTGLPAETLVDRYVTVGAYSLLRSCTIEPECIIGQHCILMEGSLVETNSILEAGSVLPPGRRIPSGELWAGNPARFVRTLTHEEIKEIPKLATAVNDLANAHFSEFLPYSTIYLEVEKLKKSFGISI, from the exons ATGGCAACACTAGGTAGATTATCGAGAAGAGTCATAGCAACATCTCTCTCCGGCCACCTCCGCCACCACCGTAACCACAAGCTCCTCCTCCTCGGCCGCCGGTCGCTGGCGACGGAAGCTCAATCGGCGATTAAGGAGTCACCGGATCGAGTGAAGTGGGACTATAGAGGACAAAGGCAAATCATTCCACTAGGTCAGTGGGACCCGAAAGTCGCCGTCGATGCTTACGTGGCGCCAAATGTTGTACTTGCTGGTCAGGTGACTGTGTATGATGGTGCGTCTGTGTGGAATGGCGCTGTTCTTCGAGGAGATCTTAATAAGATTACTGTAGGGTTCTGCGCTAATGTACAGGAGAAATGTGTTGTTCATGCTGCTTGGTCTTCTCCTACAG GGCTGCCAGCAGAAACATTAGTGGACAGGTACGTTACGGTTGGTGCATACAGTCTATTGCGATCCTGCACAATTGAGCCAGAATGCATTATTGGCCAGCATTGTATCCTTATGGAAGGTTCATTAGTGGAGACTAACTCTATCCTTGAGGCTGGGTCAGTGCTACCACCTGGGAGGAGGATTCCAAGTGGTGAACTCTGGGCTGGCAATCCAGCAAGGTTTGTCCGGACCTTGACCCACGAAGAGATAAAAGAGATACCTAAGCTTGCTACTGCAGTAAATGATCTGGCCAATGCTCATTTCTCAGAATTCCTGCCTTACTCCACCATATATTTGGAAGTTGAGAAGCTTAAGAAGTCATTTGGAATTTCGATTTAG